A genomic segment from Spinacia oleracea cultivar Varoflay chromosome 3, BTI_SOV_V1, whole genome shotgun sequence encodes:
- the LOC110796576 gene encoding uncharacterized protein has product MEVACTEIDMVEHENWTTPLYQEPFDLLADDRWEDYLNYGIPLYKAALRGDWEVATQIHSRHSGCFAARITENGDTALHIAAIARHTDFVSKLVTLIGQTECEHLLAVKNRIGDTALCLAAASGIVAIAKVMVHQHPELPLIRGNQGLTPVHMAALLGHRDMVIYLLPLTSAYLSDEERIALFISTIDSDLYDIAIDMLDDHQELAIARDVLTKETPLHALAKKRLKCCRTRLGKFCNKFNIIRGNEEIALQLLERIWGLVLQQKHNNVRRLIENPWDVLFKAVEVGNVEFVTTLLCFYPDLIWKRNDKHLSIFHIAVKHRQEKIFKLIYDIGAIKDFLATYEEFETGNNMLHLAAMLHSSAEQNNSASVAGLQMQKEMLWFKAVKDLAPHLAEDVNREGRTPRTLFTKEHKELRKEGEKWMKKTASSCSVVATLIAVVVFGAALKVPGTNNEASPNPLSHGGWNWAFAISDSLSLITSTSSILVFLSISTSRHAEEDFLRSLPLKLNIGLTLLFISITTMMISFTATFHIIFKHGLLWIGIAVLACIPIIMFVVQEFPLLLEVHRLTIGNAFMFKPRHRLTTGNAFIFKPRHRLFTEHHQLGPDNC; this is encoded by the exons ATGGAGGTAGCTTGTACCGAAATAGACATGGTGGAACACGAGAATTGGACCACTCCTCTTTATCAGGAACCGTTCGACTTGTTAGCTG ACGATAGATGGGAAGACTACTTGAACTACGGCATACCACTATATAAAGCAGCACTAAGAGGAGACTGGGAAGTCGCTACACAAATTCACTCCAGACATTCAGGATGTTTTGCTGCAAGGATCACAGAAAACGGTGACACTGCTCTACACATCGCTGCTATTGCAAGGCACACGGATTTCGTGTCAAAATTGGTGACCTTAATCGGGCAAACTGAATGTGAGCATCTTTTAGCTGTGAAAAACAGAATTGGTGATACAGCACTTTGTTTGGCGGCTGCCTCTGGTATTGTTGCAATTGCAAAGGTGATGGTTCACCAACACCCGGAGTTGCCACTAATCCGTGGAAATCAAGGCTTGACACCAGTCCATATGGCCGCTTTGTTAGGCCATCGAGATATGGTTATATACCTCTTACCACTCACTTCTGCATATCTTTCAGATGAAGAACGCATTGCACTTTTCATTAGTACAATTGATTCAGATTTATATG ATATAGCCATTGATATGCTAGACGATCATCAAGAGTTGGCAATTGCTCGTGATGTATTAACCAAAGAGACACCACTACATGCTCTGGCTAAGAAGCGTCTAAAGTGTTGTAGAACCCGACTTGGCAAATTCTGCAATAAAT TTAACATAATCCGTGGCAACGAGGAAATTGCTCTTCAACTATTGGAACGCATATGGGGCCTAGTTTTGCAACAAAAGCACAATAACGTAAGAAGACTGATAGAAAATCCATGGGATGTACTATTTAAAGCAGTGGAAGTGGGAAATGTCGAGTTCGTGACAACACTACTTTGTTTTTATCCTGATCTAATATGGAAAAGGAATGACAAACATCTAAGCATATTTCATATTGCGGTTAAACATCGACAAGAGAAGATATTCAAGTTGATATATGATATAGGGGCCATTAAGGATTTTCTGGCAACATATGAGGAATTTGAGACTGGCAATAACATGCTTCACTTGGCTGCCATGTTACATTCTTCAGCTGAACAAAATAATTCTGCATCTGTGGCAGGTCTTCAAATGCAGAAAGAAATGTTGTGGTTTAAG GCGGTTAAAGATCTTGCTCCCCATCTTGCGGAAGATGTAAACCGCGAAGGGAGAACACCACGCACTCTATTTACCAAAGAGCACAAGGAATTGAGGAAAGAAGGAGAAAAGTGGATGAAAAAGACGGCTAGTTCTTGCAGTGTTGTTGCAACTTTGATTGCAGTTGTAGTTTTTGGTGCTGCATTAAAAGTGCCTGGTACCAACAACGAAGCATCTCCTAACCCTTTAAGCCACGGTGGTTGGAATTGGGCGTTTGCAATATCTGATTCTCTATCCTTGATAACATCCACTTCTTCAATACTCGTGTTCTTGTCAATTTCAACTTCACGGCATGCCGAAGAAGATTTCCTCCGATCTTTGCCGCTCAAGCTCAACATAGGCCTTACATTGCTTTTCATCTCCATAACGACTATGATGATTTCCTTCACTGCGACCTTTCACATCATTTTTAAGCATGGCTTGTTGTGGATTGGCATTGCTGTTTTAGCATGTATACCAATCATCATGTTTGTGGTACAAGAATTCCCCCTTTTACTAGAGGTTCATCGTTTAACTATCGGAAATGCTTTCATGTTTAAGCCTCGGCATCGTTTAACTACAGGAaatgctttcattttcaagcctCGACATCGGCTCTTCACTGAGCATCATCAGCTAGGGCCAGATAATTGTTAA
- the LOC110796584 gene encoding uncharacterized protein — MEEDNWATPLSQCPRDLLSDDRRVEYLNYGVPLYKAALKGDWEAANQIHFTHQHCFATKITRQGDTALHIAAIAKRTDFVVKLVALMVQDRCTHLLFLRNNNGNTALCLAAASGTVEIAKVMVEADESLLEIPGNTSGLTPLHMAALLGHREMVKYLLRLTQDRLSYEECCAIFITTINSDLYDIALVMLSGNEQLVMARDEATQDDDGHINIGETPLHVLAKKSVKSSATSLSNCCTIFKRGRRRSRHKEVPLQHIGLELVERLWELILRKNQDEIDRLMGQPWQVIFVAVEVGNVEFVTTLLRAYPDLIWKLNDKHLSIFHVAVIHRQEKIFRLIYEIGAIKDLLAAYLETDTNNNILHLAAMLPSSDRLNCISGAALQMQREMLWFKEVEDLVMPQFAEVQNSAGKTPLTLFTEQHKDLRAAGEEWMRKTASSCSVVATLIASAVFGFLLKVPRNNAESLVNPLSYSGWYLVFAISDSLSLITSTASTLMFLSILISTYAEKDFLDSLPRKLIIGLVLLFLSIVFITFTTTFHIIFNQGWPWFGIIVLVFITIILFTTQELSLMWEVFSSTFGSSSIFKSPTPTLF, encoded by the exons ATGGAAGAGGATAATTGGGCTACTCCTCTTTCTCAGTGTCCGCGTGATTTGTTATCCG ATGATAGGCGGGTGGAGTACTTGAATTATGGCGTGCCATTATACAAAGCTGCTCTAAAAGGTGATTGGGAAGCTGCAAATCAAATCCATTTCACGCATCAACATTGTTTTGCTACAAAGATTACAAGACAGGGTGATACAGCTCTGCATATTGCTGCAATTGCAAAGCGGACTGATTTTGTGGTAAAGTTAGTGGCTCTAATGGTGCAAGATAGATGTACACACTTGTTATTCTTGAGAAACAACAATGGAAATACAGCACTTTGCCTTGCTGCAGCATCTGGAACTGTCGAGATTGCGAAGGTGATGGTAGAAGCAGATGAAAGCCTGCTAGAAATCCCAGGAAACACATCAGGCTTGACACCACTCCATATGGCAGCATTGCTTGGTCACAGGGAAATGGTTAAGTATCTCTTACGACTTACTCAAGATCGTCTCTCTTATGAGGAATGCTGTGCTATTTTCATCACCACAATTAATTCTGATTTGTATG ATATAGCTCTTGTTATGCTGAGTGGTAATGAACAATTGGTCATGGCAAGGGATGAAGCGACACAGGATGACGATGGTCATATAAATATCGGAGAAACACCGCTACATGTTCTAGCTAAAAAGAGTGTCAAGTCAAGTGCAACTAGCCTTTCCAATTGCTGCACCATTT TTAAAAGGGGTAGACGCCGGTCACGGCACAAGGAAGTTCCTCTACAACATATAGGTCTGGAACTTGTGGAACGCTTATGGGAATTAATATTACGTAAAAACCAGGATGAAATAGATAGATTGATGGGACAACCTTGGCAAGTAATCTTTGTTGCAGTAGAAGTGGGCAATGTGGAGTTTGTGACTACCTTACTTCGTGCTTATCCCGATCTAATATGGAAACTTAATGACAAACATCTAAGCATATTTCATGTGGCTGTTATACATCGCCAAGAAAAGATATTCAGGCTAATATATGAGATTGGTGCAATTAAAGATTTGTTGGCGGCTTATCTTGAAACAGACACAAATAATAATATACTCCACTTGGCTGCGATGTTACCATCTTCAGATAGACTTAATTGTATATCAGGGGCAGCTCTTCAAATGCAGCGTGAGATGTTATGGTTTAAG GAGGTTGAAGATCTTGTCATGCCCCAATTTGCAGAAGTTCAAAATTCAGCTGGGAAAACACCACTCACTTTATTTACCGAACAACACAAAGATTTAAGGGCAGCAGGAGAAGAATGGATGAGAAAAACGGCTAGTTCTTGCAGTGTTGTTGCCACTTTGATTGCATCTGCAGTATTTGGATTTCTATTAAAAGTGCCGCGAAACAACGCTGAATCTTTGGTTAACCCTCTTAGTTACAGTGGGTGGTATTTGGTGTTCGCAATTTCTGATTCTCTATCCTTAATAACATCCACTGCCTCAACTCTAATGTTTTTATCGATCTTGATTTCGACGTATGCTGAAAAAGATTTTCTCGATTCGTTGCCTCGTAAGTTAATCATAGGCCTTGTGTTGCTCTTCCTCTCGATAGTTTTTATTACTTTCACTACAACGtttcatatcatttttaacCAAGGTTGGCCATGGTTTGGCATTATTGTCTTGGTGTTTATAACTATTATCCTGTTCACCACGCAAGAATTATCTCTTATGTGGGAGGTATTTAGTTCAACCTTTGGAAGCTCTTCTATCTTTAAAAGTCCAACGCCTACTCTTTTTTGA